The genomic DNA TAGGAAGCATACCCTTGACAGCAAGTTTAATTACTTCTTCCGGTTTCTTCTCAAGCATCTCTTTTAAAGTAGCCTGTTTAAGATGACCAAAATAGCCGGTATGCCTGTAGTAGATTTTGTTTTCAAGCTTTCTACCACTTGCGTAAATTTTTTCAGCATTCACAACAACCACAAAATCTCCACCATCAACATGTGGAGTGTAGGTAGGCTTATGCTTTCCCATAAGAATTTTTGCAATTTCACTTGCAAGCCTTCCAAGAGTTTTACCGGTAGCATCAACAACATACCAATCTCTTTTAACTTCTTCCTTCTTCTGCATGAAGGTTTTCATTTCAGTTCCTCCAGATAGTGGCGTTCTTCTAAAACGCCGAAAATGTAGCGGGCACGCGAAATTTACTATAGAGATAAAAAATTGTCAAGTGATAACGAGAATTTATCCCTGCATAGGTATACACATACTCCCCACCCACACCAAAGGAAAAAGGCTGCCCACCTGGTAGTTAAAATATTAAGAGCACTAAACATTCAAATTTTCAGAAAACCAAAACCACTACCAGGAGGACAACCATGCAGCTAAATATAAACCTATACCACG from Desulfurobacterium atlanticum includes the following:
- the rplM gene encoding 50S ribosomal protein L13 — protein: MKTFMQKKEEVKRDWYVVDATGKTLGRLASEIAKILMGKHKPTYTPHVDGGDFVVVVNAEKIYASGRKLENKIYYRHTGYFGHLKQATLKEMLEKKPEEVIKLAVKGMLPKNKLRDKRLKRLKVYAGPEHPHSAQNPKPLEF